One window from the genome of Variovorax sp. PAMC26660 encodes:
- a CDS encoding acyl-CoA dehydrogenase family protein — translation MNTRTEQDNTLAMLSDSLGRYLDNHHGFEQRLHALARADDAPPPFWQGLSRELDLLGAALPESHGGMGFGMVAHLALMKTLGGALAAEPYLSTMVIGAGLLQRHPGTQADALLARVVAGQAVLAFAHSEPQSRHDRADVQARLVREGDGFRLDGHKAIVQAAPWASHLIVTARSRGGPCDADGLSLLVVPKDTPGLRLRAYPTRDGGRAADIVFDNVHLPADALLGTEGAALPQIEQALDEATLAICAESIGVMRRLMRDTLDYVRQRKQFGVPISSFQVLQHRLVDMHMALEQAAALTASVGESIDTATAQERARAVSSAKVAVGKACKAVGQGAVQLHGGMGMTEELAVGHYVRRATLIEGQFGPASWHLRRVARLRAANDAP, via the coding sequence ATGAACACACGGACCGAACAGGACAACACCCTCGCGATGCTGAGCGACAGCCTCGGGCGCTATCTCGACAACCACCACGGCTTCGAGCAGCGCCTGCATGCGCTGGCCCGCGCCGACGATGCGCCGCCGCCGTTCTGGCAAGGCCTGTCGCGCGAGCTTGATCTGCTGGGCGCGGCCTTGCCTGAATCGCACGGTGGCATGGGCTTCGGCATGGTGGCGCATCTCGCGCTGATGAAAACGCTGGGCGGCGCGCTCGCGGCCGAGCCCTACCTGTCCACGATGGTGATCGGCGCGGGCCTGCTGCAGCGCCATCCCGGCACGCAAGCCGATGCACTGCTCGCACGTGTCGTCGCGGGGCAGGCCGTGCTGGCCTTCGCGCACAGCGAGCCGCAAAGCCGGCATGACCGCGCCGATGTGCAGGCGCGCCTCGTGCGCGAAGGCGATGGCTTCCGGCTCGACGGCCATAAGGCCATCGTGCAGGCCGCGCCGTGGGCCAGCCACCTGATCGTCACCGCGCGAAGCCGGGGCGGCCCCTGCGATGCGGACGGCCTCTCGCTGCTGGTGGTGCCCAAGGACACGCCGGGCCTGCGCCTGCGCGCCTACCCGACGCGCGATGGCGGTCGCGCCGCGGACATCGTTTTCGACAACGTGCATCTGCCCGCCGATGCCCTGCTCGGCACCGAAGGCGCAGCGCTGCCGCAGATCGAGCAAGCACTTGACGAAGCCACGCTCGCCATCTGCGCCGAATCCATCGGCGTCATGCGCCGCCTGATGCGCGACACGCTCGACTACGTGCGCCAGCGCAAGCAGTTCGGCGTGCCGATCTCCAGCTTCCAGGTGCTGCAGCATCGCCTTGTCGACATGCACATGGCGCTGGAGCAGGCGGCTGCGCTCACTGCGAGCGTGGGCGAATCCATCGACACCGCGACGGCGCAAGAGCGCGCCCGCGCCGTGTCTTCCGCCAAGGTGGCCGTCGGCAAAGCGTGCAAGGCCGTGGGGCAGGGTGCGGTGCAACTGCACGGCGGCATGGGCATGACGGAAGAGCTGGCGGTCGGCCACTACGTGCGCCGCGCCACCCTCATCGAAGGCCAGTTCGGCCCGGCCTCGTGGCACCTGCGCCGCGTGGCGCGGCTTCGCGCCGCGAACGACGCGCCGTAG
- a CDS encoding lysoplasmalogenase family protein, with product MRPGQIIVLATPVFFLLIAIEFVVGRVRARRGTGQDTYRLADAVNSIGLGMLSQISAVLTGLLRIGIYTAVYSAVVLFPQEAARDFWTTWYGWLLALVFYDFCYYWLHRMGHESAVLWAAHVVHHQSQHYNLSTALRQTSSGALFGWIFYLPMAVAGVPPLVFAVVALVDLLYQFWVHTEQVGKLGWFDRWFCSPSNHRVHHAVNDHYLDRNYGGILIIWDRMFGTFREEDERCVYGTRGELRSWDPLWANAEVYWGLAKDSWHAKSWTDKLRVWLKPPGWRPADVAARFPKPAFDITKVTRYEPPISPGVQWFAGLQFLLLLVGVALFLWVSDAMPLQQSAVWLAALTACLWAIGCALQGRLSVTEVLLVEAAAFATASAALDIAWLHHIFKPLALSIAIFFAARRAMKAGAVGRFDALLLAGLVGSLAGDVLLMGSASLFVPGLVCFLLAHLAYIALFRIGVGMFPRRGVLAVTLLIGVAMYVFLWQGGLPPALRIPVGIYVTVIACMAAQAIGRAAVLRDTDPSARWVAVGACFFMLSDALLATNRFVMPLPLASLWVLATYYVAQILIVRHARPAA from the coding sequence ATGCGCCCTGGCCAGATCATCGTTCTTGCGACCCCTGTGTTCTTTCTTCTGATCGCGATCGAATTCGTGGTCGGCCGCGTGCGCGCACGCCGGGGCACGGGGCAGGACACCTACCGCCTGGCCGATGCGGTCAACAGCATCGGGCTGGGCATGCTGAGCCAGATCAGCGCGGTGCTCACCGGGCTGCTGCGCATCGGCATCTACACCGCCGTGTATTCGGCGGTGGTGCTGTTTCCGCAGGAGGCGGCCCGCGATTTCTGGACCACCTGGTACGGCTGGCTGCTGGCGCTGGTGTTCTACGACTTCTGCTACTACTGGCTGCACCGCATGGGCCACGAGTCGGCCGTGCTGTGGGCGGCGCACGTGGTGCATCACCAGAGCCAGCACTACAACCTGTCGACCGCGCTGCGGCAGACCTCAAGCGGCGCGCTGTTCGGCTGGATCTTCTACCTACCCATGGCGGTGGCGGGCGTGCCGCCACTGGTGTTCGCGGTGGTGGCATTGGTCGACCTGCTCTACCAGTTCTGGGTGCACACCGAGCAGGTCGGCAAGCTGGGCTGGTTCGACCGCTGGTTCTGTTCGCCGTCGAACCACCGGGTGCACCATGCCGTGAACGACCACTACCTGGACCGCAACTACGGCGGCATCCTGATCATCTGGGACCGCATGTTCGGCACCTTCCGCGAGGAAGACGAACGCTGCGTCTACGGCACGCGCGGCGAGCTTCGCAGCTGGGACCCGCTGTGGGCCAACGCAGAGGTGTACTGGGGGCTGGCGAAGGATTCATGGCATGCGAAGAGCTGGACCGACAAGCTGCGCGTGTGGCTCAAGCCGCCCGGTTGGCGGCCGGCCGATGTGGCGGCGCGCTTTCCGAAGCCGGCGTTCGACATCACGAAGGTGACGCGCTACGAGCCACCGATCAGCCCCGGCGTGCAGTGGTTTGCCGGCCTGCAATTCCTGTTGTTGCTGGTGGGCGTGGCGCTCTTCCTCTGGGTTTCCGATGCGATGCCGTTGCAGCAGTCGGCCGTCTGGCTGGCCGCGCTGACGGCGTGCCTGTGGGCCATCGGTTGCGCGCTGCAGGGGCGCCTTTCAGTCACCGAGGTGCTGCTGGTGGAAGCGGCCGCCTTCGCCACCGCGAGCGCGGCGCTGGACATTGCGTGGCTGCATCACATCTTCAAGCCGCTGGCGCTGTCGATTGCCATCTTCTTCGCGGCGCGGCGCGCGATGAAAGCCGGCGCGGTGGGCCGGTTCGATGCGCTGCTGCTCGCGGGGCTGGTCGGCTCGCTCGCAGGCGACGTGCTGCTGATGGGCTCCGCCAGCCTGTTCGTGCCGGGCCTCGTGTGCTTTCTGCTCGCGCATCTGGCGTACATCGCGCTCTTTCGCATCGGCGTCGGCATGTTCCCGCGGCGCGGCGTGCTGGCGGTGACGCTGCTGATCGGCGTGGCGATGTATGTGTTTCTCTGGCAGGGCGGATTGCCGCCGGCCTTGCGCATTCCTGTCGGCATCTATGTGACGGTGATCGCTTGCATGGCGGCGCAGGCCATCGGGCGGGCTGCGGTATTGCGTGACACCGATCCGTCCGCGCGATGGGTGGCGGTGGGTGCGTGCTTCTTCATGCTGAGCGACGCGCTGCTGGCGACGAATCGGTTCGTGATGCCGCTGCCGCTGGCGTCGCTGTGGGTGCTGGCCACGTATTACGTGGCGCAGATATTGATCGTTCGGCACGCTCGGCCTGCTGCCTGA
- a CDS encoding CaiB/BaiF CoA transferase family protein: MAGPLQGLRVIEMAGIGPGPFCAMLFADMGAEVIRIERPGTRTAPHDILARGRSTLQVDLRAEGAAQSVLDAIAKADVLIEGFRPGVMERLGLGPAECHARNPRLVYGRMTGWGQHGPLAHAAGHDINYIAISGALHAIGRAGEPPVPPLNYVGDFGGGAMLLAFGILAALHEAKGSGQGQVVDAAMTDGAALLSSMMYGFKSAGMWSNQRGENMLDGGAHFYDTYACADGKYVAVGAIEPQFYALMRERCGIADDPAFDAQMDADRWPLLKLRMADVFRTRTRDEWCVLLEGSDACFAPVLDWDEAPEHPHNVARGTFANVGGVVQPAPAPRFSRTAPVVPPARAHDDGPALLRRWGVAAEAIAPLSAA, translated from the coding sequence ATGGCAGGCCCATTGCAGGGACTACGGGTGATCGAGATGGCGGGCATCGGCCCCGGGCCTTTCTGCGCGATGCTGTTCGCCGACATGGGCGCGGAGGTGATCCGCATCGAGCGCCCCGGCACGCGCACCGCGCCGCACGACATCCTGGCGCGCGGGCGCAGCACGCTGCAGGTCGACCTGCGCGCGGAAGGCGCGGCGCAATCGGTGCTCGACGCGATCGCGAAGGCCGACGTGCTCATCGAGGGCTTTCGCCCCGGCGTCATGGAACGGCTGGGCCTGGGCCCGGCCGAGTGCCATGCGCGCAACCCGCGCCTGGTGTACGGCCGCATGACCGGCTGGGGGCAGCACGGGCCGCTCGCGCACGCGGCGGGCCATGACATCAACTACATCGCCATCAGCGGCGCGCTGCACGCCATTGGCCGCGCGGGCGAGCCGCCCGTGCCGCCGCTCAACTACGTGGGCGACTTCGGCGGCGGCGCGATGCTGCTGGCCTTCGGCATCCTGGCCGCGCTGCACGAGGCGAAGGGTTCCGGGCAGGGCCAGGTGGTCGATGCCGCCATGACCGATGGCGCGGCGCTGCTGTCTTCGATGATGTACGGCTTCAAGTCGGCCGGCATGTGGAGCAACCAGCGCGGCGAGAACATGCTCGACGGCGGCGCGCACTTCTACGACACCTACGCCTGCGCCGATGGCAAGTACGTCGCCGTGGGCGCCATCGAGCCGCAGTTCTATGCGCTCATGCGCGAGCGCTGCGGCATCGCCGACGACCCGGCCTTCGACGCGCAGATGGACGCCGACCGCTGGCCCCTGCTCAAACTGCGCATGGCCGATGTGTTCCGCACCCGCACGCGCGACGAATGGTGCGTGCTGCTCGAAGGCAGCGACGCCTGCTTTGCCCCCGTGCTCGATTGGGACGAAGCACCCGAACATCCGCACAACGTGGCGCGCGGCACCTTCGCGAACGTGGGCGGCGTGGTGCAGCCCGCGCCCGCGCCGCGCTTCAGCCGCACCGCACCCGTCGTGCCGCCAGCCAGGGCGCACGACGACGGCCCGGCCTTGCTGCGCCGCTGGGGCGTGGCCGCCGAAGCCATCGCGCCGCTGAGCGCAGCCTGA
- a CDS encoding long-chain-fatty-acid--CoA ligase: MFLTQPLHKGRREKGKATAVVCGKHRLSYGEFTDRVARLGAVLKQLGMQPGDRVGMMSLNSHRFVEYFFGTWWGGGVINPVNIRWNPKEVAYSLDDCDTRILLVDDVFAPMAAELRRLSASLRTVVYCGDGAVPEGMVGYEALLADAVPIDDAPHSSDELAAVMYTGGTTGQPKGVMLSHGSLCINALGTVAALPRDTQDAVAIVAAPMFHVAGCGIALQSMLRLVPVHVVPMFDELAVLQTLQSARVTEMFLVPTMIKRVIEHPRFTEFDLSSLRLLSYGAAPIDAALLDQAMRAFPGSAFAQVYGMTELSPVVTALPPHCHQPGPDRERLLRSAGTPITIAEVRIVDGEDNELPFGQVGEIVARGPMVMKGYWNKPEQTEAALRGGWMHTGDGGYMDEDGYVFVVDRMKDMIVSGGENVYSAEVENAIAQLPQVLMSAVIGVPDDKWGERVHAVIVRREGMALEADAVIAHCRDQIAIYKCPRSVEFRDALPLSAAGKLQKFQLREPFWAGKARRVG, from the coding sequence ATGTTCCTCACCCAACCCCTGCACAAGGGCCGCCGCGAGAAAGGCAAGGCCACCGCCGTCGTCTGCGGCAAGCACCGGCTGAGCTACGGCGAGTTCACCGACCGCGTCGCGCGGCTCGGCGCCGTGCTGAAGCAACTCGGCATGCAGCCGGGCGACCGCGTCGGCATGATGAGCCTGAACTCGCACCGCTTCGTCGAGTACTTCTTCGGCACCTGGTGGGGCGGCGGTGTCATCAACCCCGTCAACATCCGCTGGAACCCGAAGGAGGTCGCCTACTCGCTGGACGACTGCGACACCCGCATCCTGCTGGTGGACGATGTCTTCGCGCCGATGGCCGCCGAGCTGCGCAGGCTCTCGGCCTCGCTGCGCACCGTGGTCTATTGCGGCGATGGCGCCGTGCCCGAAGGCATGGTCGGCTACGAGGCGCTGCTGGCCGATGCCGTGCCCATCGACGACGCACCGCACAGCAGCGACGAGCTGGCGGCCGTCATGTACACCGGCGGCACCACCGGCCAGCCCAAGGGCGTGATGCTCTCGCACGGCAGCCTGTGCATCAACGCACTGGGCACGGTGGCCGCGTTGCCGCGCGACACGCAGGACGCCGTGGCCATCGTCGCGGCGCCCATGTTCCATGTGGCCGGCTGCGGCATCGCGCTGCAGAGCATGCTGCGGCTGGTGCCCGTGCATGTGGTGCCGATGTTCGACGAGCTGGCGGTGCTGCAGACACTGCAGTCGGCGCGCGTCACTGAAATGTTTTTGGTGCCGACCATGATCAAGCGCGTGATCGAGCATCCGCGTTTTACGGAGTTCGACCTGTCGAGCCTGCGCCTGCTGTCGTATGGCGCGGCACCCATCGATGCGGCGCTGCTCGACCAGGCCATGCGCGCCTTTCCGGGCAGCGCGTTCGCGCAGGTCTACGGCATGACGGAGCTGTCGCCGGTGGTCACCGCGCTGCCGCCGCACTGCCACCAGCCCGGTCCCGACCGCGAGCGCCTGCTGCGATCGGCCGGTACGCCCATCACCATCGCCGAAGTCCGCATCGTCGATGGCGAAGACAACGAGCTGCCCTTCGGCCAGGTCGGCGAGATCGTTGCGCGCGGGCCGATGGTCATGAAGGGCTACTGGAACAAGCCGGAGCAAACCGAGGCCGCGCTGCGTGGCGGCTGGATGCACACCGGCGACGGCGGCTACATGGACGAGGACGGCTACGTCTTCGTGGTCGACCGCATGAAGGACATGATCGTGAGCGGCGGCGAGAACGTGTATTCGGCCGAGGTCGAGAACGCCATCGCCCAATTGCCGCAAGTGCTGATGTCCGCCGTGATCGGCGTGCCCGACGACAAGTGGGGCGAGCGCGTGCATGCGGTGATCGTGCGGCGCGAAGGTATGGCGCTGGAGGCTGACGCCGTCATCGCGCACTGCCGCGACCAGATCGCCATCTACAAGTGTCCGCGCAGCGTGGAGTTTCGCGATGCGCTGCCGCTGTCGGCGGCCGGCAAGCTGCAAAAGTTTCAACTGCGCGAGCCCTTCTGGGCTGGCAAGGCCCGCCGCGTCGGTTGA
- a CDS encoding nuclear transport factor 2 family protein: MTLLHFSAEAVVQRQLAAYNAKDLQAWLATYAEDARQYELAGKLLASGHAELRARTEVRFAEPDLHAHLLQRSVMGDVVVDHEVVTRNFPEGVGTVEMVCIYVVRDGLIRTASFEIGLPTMGRKPA, translated from the coding sequence GTGACGCTTCTTCATTTCTCCGCGGAAGCCGTGGTCCAGCGCCAGTTGGCTGCCTACAACGCGAAGGACCTTCAGGCATGGCTGGCCACCTATGCCGAAGACGCCCGGCAATACGAACTGGCGGGAAAGCTGCTGGCTTCCGGGCACGCCGAGTTGCGCGCCCGAACAGAGGTCCGCTTCGCGGAGCCCGATCTTCATGCGCATCTGCTGCAGCGCTCGGTCATGGGGGATGTCGTGGTCGACCACGAGGTGGTGACGCGCAACTTCCCCGAGGGTGTGGGCACCGTGGAGATGGTTTGCATCTATGTGGTCAGGGATGGCCTGATCCGGACGGCGTCGTTCGAGATCGGCCTACCGACGATGGGGCGAAAGCCCGCATAG
- a CDS encoding acyl-CoA dehydrogenase family protein, producing the protein MPIDFRRSWSDEDLELYRDNVVRFVETEVLPHDEEARKRGHVGHEVWRKAGALGLLCADIPEEYSGAGGDFRHEAVVYEEMSRRALTGMATSVHAIVAHYILNHGTEEQKRHYLPRMARGEMVGAIAMTEPGAGSDLQGVRTRAEKKDGGYLINGSKTFITNGYLAGVVLVVAKTDATQGAKGTSILIVETEGCKGFRVGRVLDKIGMKAQDTSELFFDDVRVPADALLGGQEGQGFFQLMSDLPYERTIIGVSALAAMEGAYQATLDYVRDRKAFGKPIAEFQNTKFKLAEIATQIKVGRAFIDRCVEDLVAGTLDTATASMAKLWGSETQGRVIDECLQLFGGYGYMSEYMVARMYADARVQRIYGGTNEIMKEVISRAL; encoded by the coding sequence ATGCCCATCGACTTCCGCCGCTCCTGGAGCGACGAAGACCTGGAGCTGTACCGCGACAACGTGGTGCGCTTCGTCGAAACCGAAGTGCTTCCGCACGACGAAGAAGCCCGCAAGCGCGGCCACGTGGGCCACGAGGTCTGGCGCAAGGCCGGTGCGCTCGGCCTGCTGTGCGCCGACATTCCCGAGGAGTACAGCGGCGCCGGCGGCGACTTCCGCCACGAAGCCGTGGTCTACGAAGAGATGTCGCGCCGCGCGCTCACCGGCATGGCCACGTCGGTGCATGCCATCGTGGCGCACTACATCCTGAACCACGGCACCGAGGAGCAGAAGCGCCACTACCTGCCACGCATGGCGCGCGGCGAAATGGTCGGTGCCATCGCCATGACCGAGCCCGGCGCCGGCTCCGACCTGCAGGGCGTGCGCACGCGCGCCGAGAAGAAGGACGGCGGCTATCTCATCAACGGCTCGAAGACCTTCATCACCAACGGCTACCTGGCCGGCGTGGTGCTGGTGGTGGCCAAGACCGATGCGACGCAGGGCGCCAAGGGCACGTCCATCCTCATCGTCGAGACCGAGGGCTGCAAGGGCTTTCGCGTCGGCCGCGTGCTCGACAAGATCGGCATGAAGGCGCAGGACACCTCCGAACTTTTCTTCGACGACGTGCGCGTGCCGGCCGATGCGCTGCTGGGCGGCCAGGAAGGGCAGGGCTTCTTCCAGCTCATGAGCGACCTGCCGTACGAGCGCACCATCATCGGCGTGAGCGCGCTCGCGGCGATGGAAGGCGCCTACCAGGCCACGCTCGATTACGTGCGCGACCGCAAGGCCTTCGGCAAGCCGATCGCCGAGTTCCAGAACACCAAGTTCAAGCTGGCCGAGATCGCCACGCAGATCAAGGTGGGCCGCGCCTTCATCGACCGCTGTGTCGAAGACCTCGTGGCCGGCACGCTCGACACCGCCACCGCCTCCATGGCCAAGCTGTGGGGTTCCGAAACGCAGGGCCGCGTGATCGACGAATGCCTGCAGCTCTTCGGCGGCTACGGCTACATGAGCGAATACATGGTGGCGCGCATGTATGCCGACGCGCGGGTGCAGCGCATCTACGGCGGCACCAACGAGATCATGAAAGAGGTGATCTCGCGGGCGCTGTGA
- a CDS encoding AP2 domain-containing protein, producing MPKGIPNPAAMYGIYPRSWGFEVSLVRNGIRHHKLFGKASYGSVEQALLHAQDWRDFIVRSVPPVERRVRAQKPRANNTTGVPGVFHQIAAGGKVRGWMAKTYIAQDEILRADFPVDGLGDAAHTLAVMERARQLKHMTGLARLHPAEEAIRMGLSAHAHGPRSPKRSKSEITRRNNTSGVSGVHFKTPHAAHLGYWLAITYTAGKGSVSKAFSVKEHGPDMAKSLAIAERAKQLAEKLRGEESSSAAASQQPQPPHVKKRGRSASGAKQDN from the coding sequence ATGCCCAAAGGTATCCCCAATCCGGCAGCCATGTATGGCATTTACCCCAGGTCCTGGGGTTTCGAAGTTTCCCTGGTTCGCAATGGCATTCGCCACCACAAGCTGTTCGGCAAGGCCAGCTACGGCAGCGTCGAGCAGGCGCTGCTTCACGCGCAGGACTGGCGCGATTTCATCGTCAGGAGCGTGCCGCCGGTCGAGCGGCGCGTGCGGGCGCAAAAGCCCCGGGCCAACAACACCACCGGCGTCCCGGGCGTGTTCCATCAGATCGCGGCCGGCGGCAAGGTGCGCGGATGGATGGCCAAGACCTACATCGCGCAAGACGAAATATTGCGCGCCGACTTTCCCGTCGATGGCCTGGGCGATGCGGCGCACACGCTGGCCGTCATGGAACGCGCGCGGCAACTCAAGCACATGACGGGACTGGCGCGGCTGCATCCGGCCGAGGAAGCGATCCGCATGGGGCTGTCGGCACACGCGCACGGCCCGCGCTCGCCCAAGCGCTCCAAGTCCGAGATCACCCGGCGCAACAACACCAGCGGCGTGAGCGGCGTTCATTTCAAGACGCCCCACGCCGCGCATCTCGGCTACTGGCTGGCCATCACCTACACGGCGGGCAAGGGCTCGGTGAGCAAGGCGTTCTCGGTGAAGGAGCACGGCCCCGACATGGCCAAGAGCCTGGCGATTGCCGAGCGCGCGAAACAGCTCGCGGAAAAATTGCGCGGCGAAGAATCCTCGTCTGCCGCTGCCAGCCAGCAGCCACAACCACCTCACGTGAAAAAGCGCGGTCGCTCGGCCTCCGGCGCGAAACAGGACAACTGA
- a CDS encoding acyl-CoA dehydrogenase family protein gives MAWTLSAAETAFRDEVRDFLARELTPELRAAGRRCSGIFTDHEFGNRWHRILAARGWSVPHWPVEHGGTGWTPMQHYLFASELAAADAPPRAPMGPGMVAPVIIAFGTEAQKRAWLPGIRSGEDYWCQGYSEPQSGSDLASLQCKAVRDGDHYVINGTKIWTTHAQYANRMFCLVRTTSGGKPQQGISFLCFDIPAPGITIRPIISISGDHELNQVFFDDVRVPAEGLIGEENQGWTIAKYLLQHERGGAWAPMLRARLRRLSAAADAAFATSGHDGDEACDMALRLAEMDCAIDAVEATELQSLRAQARGEPHGIRPSMGKVLGSELRQRLTELGVEIAGHYAAANLPLDDGLQGELPIPEEAVFSMSAYLNDRAASIYAGSNEVQRNIVASHLLAR, from the coding sequence ATGGCCTGGACCCTCAGCGCGGCGGAGACCGCATTCCGAGACGAGGTGCGCGACTTCCTCGCGCGCGAGCTGACGCCCGAGTTGCGCGCGGCGGGCCGCCGCTGCTCCGGCATCTTCACCGACCACGAATTCGGCAACCGCTGGCACCGTATCCTCGCGGCGCGCGGCTGGAGCGTGCCGCACTGGCCCGTCGAACACGGCGGCACCGGCTGGACGCCGATGCAGCACTACCTGTTCGCGAGCGAGCTGGCCGCCGCCGATGCACCGCCGCGCGCGCCCATGGGCCCCGGCATGGTCGCGCCGGTGATCATCGCCTTCGGCACCGAGGCGCAAAAGCGCGCATGGCTTCCCGGCATCCGCTCGGGCGAAGACTACTGGTGCCAGGGCTACTCGGAGCCGCAATCGGGCTCCGACCTGGCTTCGCTGCAATGCAAGGCCGTGCGCGACGGCGACCACTACGTCATCAACGGCACCAAGATCTGGACCACGCACGCGCAGTACGCCAACCGCATGTTCTGCCTGGTGCGCACCACCTCGGGCGGCAAGCCGCAGCAGGGCATCAGCTTCCTGTGCTTCGACATTCCCGCGCCGGGCATCACCATCCGGCCGATCATCAGCATCTCGGGCGACCACGAACTCAACCAGGTGTTCTTCGACGACGTACGCGTGCCCGCCGAAGGGCTGATCGGCGAGGAGAACCAGGGCTGGACCATCGCCAAGTACCTGCTGCAGCACGAACGCGGCGGTGCGTGGGCACCGATGCTGCGCGCCCGCCTGCGCCGCCTGAGCGCGGCGGCCGATGCGGCGTTCGCGACGTCCGGCCACGACGGCGACGAGGCCTGCGACATGGCCTTGCGCCTGGCCGAAATGGACTGCGCCATCGACGCCGTCGAAGCGACCGAGCTGCAGTCGCTGCGCGCGCAGGCACGTGGCGAGCCGCACGGCATTCGCCCGTCGATGGGCAAGGTGCTCGGTTCCGAACTGCGCCAGCGGCTGACCGAACTCGGCGTCGAAATTGCTGGCCACTACGCCGCCGCCAACCTGCCGCTGGATGACGGACTGCAAGGCGAGCTGCCCATTCCGGAAGAGGCCGTGTTCTCGATGTCGGCCTACCTCAATGACCGCGCAGCTTCCATCTACGCCGGCTCCAACGAGGTGCAGCGCAACATCGTCGCCAGCCACCTGCTCGCCCGCTGA
- a CDS encoding UDP-2,3-diacylglucosamine diphosphatase: MQRDDAFIRAWRDTATRDLDPEDEDRARPPLHFRTLWISDLHLGTPGCQARALLDFLKHTECETLFLVGDIIDGWQLKRHWYWPQAHNDVIQKLLRKARKGTRVIFIPGNHDEFARKYLHHNFGGIDVAEEWIHETADGRKLWIIHGDLFDGVIQCAKWLAYVGDSLYEFTLKLNRHLNSLRARMGLPYWSLSKYLKGKVKRAVSYVGDFENAVAREARKRGAQGVVCGHIHHAEMRDIDGILYCNDGDWVESLTALAEHADGTLEIIDWAQHMAVPSKVPAPREAIAA, encoded by the coding sequence ATGCAACGCGACGACGCTTTCATTCGCGCATGGCGCGACACCGCGACCCGGGACCTCGACCCCGAGGACGAAGATCGCGCACGCCCACCGCTGCACTTTCGCACGCTGTGGATCTCCGACCTGCACCTGGGCACGCCCGGTTGCCAGGCCCGCGCGCTGCTCGACTTCCTGAAGCACACGGAGTGCGAGACGCTGTTCCTGGTCGGCGACATCATCGACGGCTGGCAGCTCAAGCGCCACTGGTACTGGCCGCAGGCGCACAACGACGTGATCCAGAAGCTGCTGCGCAAGGCGCGCAAGGGCACGCGCGTGATCTTCATTCCGGGCAACCACGACGAGTTCGCCCGCAAGTACCTGCACCACAATTTCGGCGGCATCGACGTGGCCGAAGAGTGGATTCATGAGACGGCCGACGGCCGCAAGCTGTGGATCATTCACGGCGACCTGTTCGACGGCGTGATCCAGTGTGCCAAGTGGCTCGCCTATGTGGGCGATTCGCTTTACGAATTCACGCTCAAGCTCAACCGGCATCTCAACTCGCTGCGCGCGCGGATGGGTCTGCCGTACTGGTCGCTCTCCAAGTACCTCAAGGGCAAGGTCAAGCGCGCCGTGAGCTACGTGGGCGACTTCGAGAACGCCGTGGCGCGCGAGGCCCGCAAGCGCGGTGCGCAGGGCGTGGTCTGCGGCCACATCCACCACGCCGAGATGCGCGACATCGACGGCATCCTCTACTGCAACGACGGCGACTGGGTCGAGAGCCTGACGGCGCTGGCCGAGCATGCGGACGGCACGCTGGAAATCATCGACTGGGCGCAGCACATGGCGGTGCCTTCGAAGGTGCCGGCGCCGCGCGAAGCCATCGCGGCCTGA